The nucleotide window AAGGGATGATGTTACtgtaaaacttttatttttgtctggggtatttttctttaattaccAATTTGTAATTGATTAATTTTTGCTATATCTTTTTCTCTACACACATTTCTTGCTTGAATAAGATaaaattttttcctcaaatctTGCAAAGAGTCATACtagggaaagaaaaggtttgAGAAAATAATAAGTAAAGGCAGTCCTCTAAATGCAGACAGTGCGttatttatattcattttttaatCTAGAAAGGTAAGATATTTGCAGTTAGCATTGACACCtattgtgatttaaaaaaaaacaaaacttgaaATTGAGTATCAGCTCAAGGACTATGCCCTTTTCAAATAAACAATaacacagaatgaaaaatacTGCCTAGAACACACTTTGCATTGCACCTTTCTGCTTACATTCGTGAAATAAATGAGCTCAGTGCTTTGACAGAGAATGAAATGTTGGCttatgagggttttttttttatttttctagatgAAACCGAGGCACACATTGACTATGAAGATAACTTTCCCGATGACAGATCAATACCTGTTGCCGAGAAGGACCATGGCAATGGCAAAGAGGAAATTGAGGAGGAGCAAATACAGCTTTCCTTCAGTAAAACTTCAGAGGAAGGAAGAACTGGAAGTACAAAAGGGGTTACCCAGCACACAGACATTTCTGAAAAAGGAAGCAGGGCACCAACTGAGTCCCCTGTGTCACTCCTCAGCCAAAAAAACTTGTTTTGGTTTCCATCAGAAACTTTCAGTGAGCCTGAACCAGAGAAAGAGACAGATGATTCCACTAAAGCACAGTTTTCTGAAGGTGATAACCACATTGGTGTGAAGACAGTCTATGATGAACCTGGTGCTAAAATGTTTTATGACAGTGAGGATTTCCCCATTGGACCCATTCTCACAACTAGCCATTCAAAGACAGGGATGGATGCAGTTGCCATCACTGATGAGTCGTGGTTAGATGGATATCCAGTAACACAAGAGGTGGTAGAGGATGATGAAGAGGGTGATAAAGTTGATGGTTCGATGGGAACAGAAGATGACATCATCCTCACGACTGACCAGCCAAATCACGTGGAAGTAAGAAAATCAGGAAATGGCAGCCCAGCTCCAGAGGAAGGTCTAACACAGATTGTGGCAGCAACAACAGCGGTAGATGATGAGGGGGCTGAAGACACAGCGGTACCACTTACATCAGTGAGTGGTCTGGAGAACTTCAATGTCAGCAAGGGTTATGATGATGCCATGTGGGAACATCTGGCTACATCTCTGGAAAGTGTGACTCAGGAGCCCACTACAGCAATGCCATTTGACATCAGCAGCTTGAAAACATCCATGTCAGAaacctctgtgactgtcagcCCCTCAGATCACGCTCCATACACAGAACCAAGAGACACAACCACCTACCCAGAACAAGTAGCAACCACTGCACCAGCTCCAGATGTCATTACTgacacagcttcccaggaattAGCTGAGCAAGAAAATCTCACCCAGGGCCTTGGAGAAAAGCCTATCCCCACTTCTGAGCCATGTGAGGGAGAGGATTGTCCAAAGTCCAGTAAAGGTGCTATCATAGCAGTAATAGTGATTCTTCTCTGCTTGTTACTGGTTGCAGCTGTTCTGGCAGTGTGGTTTTTcaaaaaaaggcagcagaaaaattctgtttataaACTAAATGGAAGGTGTCAGCCCAAACATCACTGTTACCACCACTACCACCACCAGCACATCGAAATGCAGAAAGTCTAACCAGGGGCCTTTTGGCAGagatcagaagaaaaaacataCTGATGCTAGAAGAATCACTTGACTCATGGATGCTAAAATCCAGCAGTgcagaaagcagaagaaaaaagaatgctAGAAGAACATAGAAGACAGAAAAGATTTCATCCTTTTGAAATTAAAGTCTAGCATATTCAACTTTTCAGAGCTAAAGAATCTGTACATTTTTATCACAAGGGTCTTTTGGAGACATCAGCAGGACACAGTGTGTTCAGTAGTACATCTTCAGTTTGTTCCGCTTTTACATTTTGCTcctattaataataaattaattgaTTAATTTCTGTGTTACCTGGTTATAATGTAATGGCAAGGCTGGTCAGGCCTCTGGAATGTTCTCAGttgaagaggaaaaggagggaagaatggaaaaaggatttttttagaGCAACCACATACTTGGTGTTTGCTCCTTTTTTAGAACCTGCCCAAGCTGGTCAGGATAAACCACCATAACAAATTATTACCTGATGtgtcttaaaaagaaaaactgtttgcTACCAGACTTTAATGGATAGTATTGCAATGATTACTAAGGTCATTTTCTTCAATGTTGTGAATTTAACAAGCCACAGATATTGGATCATTACGCTACTTTTCTGGAAGGTGTTCTTTTAGCCTTAGTGAAGAAATGCCATTCTTATAACTAATCTTCCTGTAGCAATGATGATGTTTCCCTGGAATTCAGAGAATAGTGTAAGTGGCATTCTTCCTTGAACATGAGCAGGAGAGGAGTCAGAGCACCTTTGAATACAGGTGCTATGATGAGTAGCCTCTCATTAGAGAGCCAAACACTGATAAAGCACTTCCCAGGGGAACCCCATATAAAATCAGCTGCTTTCTGGACATGATGTTGACTGACCAAGATACTGAACTTTAATTCACAGCCAGTAGTACCTCTGGCAACCGAAGCCATGTGTAATACTTTTGCCATGTGAACTCTGTGGAAGGACTGATTTTTCACCATTTTGCTCTTGCATTGGCTGGAGGGGTGGACATTGGCTCTGGGAGATGGGCAGCCCCTTTGCACACTGTTTATTGTGGTTTGAAAGATAAAGCAgacctgggaaagaaataaattgcaTCTAGTTGATAGAATGAATTCAGCTTCTAGACTGGACATTGGTGTAAAAGCACTGAGGCTTTTCCAACAGCACATTCCATCTCCAACAGCtctgaaaagaaacaggaagagAGAAGAACATGTTTTCTAGAATCCCTTAGCATAGTTCATGTGAGCTTAGTATGAGGTCTTCCTTACATTTCTGAATGAACGAGGAAGTCTGGCAACTGTGAATAATCTGCAGGTCAGAAATAAATTCATCTGCCATTCAGCCTTAGTCAAAGAGTAAGAAAAGGTGTCTGGGTGGAGTTCTTTCCATGCTCTGGCTTGAGTCACAGTGGTAATCACCTCTAACTCCATGCAAGCTAGGCTTTATGAAATGGAGTGCAGAATTGGGCCCATCTTACATGCAGCCATCAATCTCAGGGCTGGTaagcaaaacaaagcacttTTAGACAATGGCTATGGGCTATCTTGGAGAATTTGACCTCAGAGGGGTAAGAGTTGAATCTTTTTGCCTGGCAAGAGccacagtaaataaaaataacagaaactGTACAGATTTGTAAATATGTCTCTGACATATGCATGACTTTATGCTTTTAATGCATTCTACACTATGAAATAACTCAAAATTTCTGTTGTAAACTATTTCttaaaagcagataaaaaagaaaaacccaacaatgGATTTCACACCAAGCAACCTTATGGTGACTTTAACTCAACTAAAACATATAATCTGTAATACCATGGAAatatgctgaaaaataaaaacaggaacatctattaaaaatattgctttgCTGAAAGGTGCAAGTAGGTGTTACAGTTCTGTGTAGCATCATTCTAAATGAAAAGTCAGTTCTATTTGTCCCAGGAAAAGAACGTGTAAAAATGAGACTCAAAATATAATTACAAACACAAATTGTACAAGGCTCTTATTTGAGACTTAGAAACACTTATTATTCATGAACCAGAAGAAAGTGTATATTAACATAATGCTTTGGaggtatttaaataaaactcaAGTTACAAAAACACCAGGAAAGGAAGTGTCTATGCGTGTTTTTGTGCAAATCATCCAGTTTGCCCACAAGTCTATGGAGAAAAGATAGGCCTGTTACTTTCATAATTCTTGTAGAAAATGCtttgatattaaaaatattagctAAAAAGTGTTTAGCTTAGACTGCCAGCCCAGTTCTGCTTTAGAACATCTACCTTCCTTTGCAGCATCATCTGTTTGTAGTCACAGTATTCAATTTACCAGGGAGTTTGGGAAAACTAATAAACATATGGAGATAAACAGCTCTTCAATTATACATTTGACTCAGACTTCGTTGTGTGTGAAACTTGGCTAATCACAGATAATGGGAATGGCAAACAATATGCACATCATACAATGAATATGAAATCTTAACATGATAAGGTCAAAATAGAGTAGGAGATTAATTAATTCGAAATCAAAGCTGAAACTGCCAGCTGCATGTTGAAATTAGTAGAGGAAAAGAAGCTGGGGAATACCAGAAGTGCTTTTGTGATGGTGATACCCAGCCATTGATCTGGTACTCTGTGATAAAAGTTATGTATCATTCTTTTTAGGGAAACCATGTATTACAACAGGCTGGTCAGAATTTTCCCACTGGGGCCAAGACTGGGATatcatttccctttcctctcctttcctttgtTAACCTATTAACTTGGCCCCCATTTCATACAGACCTTATGCTATGGTGTCTGGACAGAGATTGTAAATTCACTTCACTTCAGTGTTGCTGAAAAGCAACACTGTAGGGTGTGACATCACAGCTACAGGCAGTGTTTGGGGGTTGAAACCCATGCAGCCAAAATGAAGTTGCTCCCCCTTGTACAGAAACACTGGGTTTCATGCATTTTAGGTGTTTGCTAAGTTCTCGGGCTGAAATTCCCTCAATCTCTTTGCTTGTCCTAGTAATATATGGTTATTGTGTTGTACTGCCTTATTGCTTACTGTACCTCAAAAACTATTATGCTGGAGATTTGTTGCCATGGGCATTGGACCCAgcatagatttatttttttcttcaatgaTTTACCTTTTTTTATTACCAAATAATTTGTAATGCAAAGATATAATACATATTTGCAAAAGATCAGAATATGTAGCTATGAATGACCACTTAAAAACTACCCTTAATAAGAAATGATTATATTATCATAAAACTTGTCAAACTACAGGGTTTTCACCAGCTCAGGATGATACTTAAGTGTTTAATCCTTTTCAGATAAGTGATAGTGAGAATGGGGCAAAGGCAGAAagtcccttttttattttcctttaaagttAACAGCCATATAAAATTACTTCACTGACTCCCATATTTCCACTTGAAAGTAAGCAAGTTCCATTACTTTGCCAAATAATTaatcaggaagaaaaagcaCATTTGTTACTTCATGATGCTGAAAAGACCTACCCATGAGATATATCAATGGgaagaagttaaaaataatcaaagaaaACTTAGAAAGTTTTTCAACATGAAAGGTTAGCATTTATAAACTTCAAAATTCAAACTCTCCacagaatttaatttccatATAACATCAGTACTTtaaggagagagaagaggagaCGGAGGAGAGATGGATGCCTAAACCACTGAATATTTCCTtgccaaaaataaataaataaaaatgtatctatttattttaatattttctcctaGGCACTGAAGAGGACTTAAGATACAAACCCCTGATTTGCTGGGGTGTGCAACCCAACTTACTTTGGCTATTTCTTACTTAACTCCTTTTTTGTGTAGAGCTTAAACTCTCCACACTAGGTCATTCAAGTCTTGAGTCACCAGAAAAAAGAAGTCGCTGTTTAAAGTATGGCAGACGACCAAAAGTTCAGACAGCTGCAATGAAAGATTAGTTGTGGGGTTTTCTCACTGCCTTGCTACAAACTGCATCACAGCTCTATGTTCAAACATTATTAAATGGGAATGTTTTCTCTGGCACTGGCTGCTCCTCCCTACAGTTTAAGTATTgaattttttaaactgaagtaGCTTTGGTTTACAGCTCACATTAGAACTTAAAAACATATTTCCATAGTAGCTGGCATATGCAGGCAACTGTTTATTCTCAGTACCAGCCATAATAAACACTTGTACTTTTATAATCCAACAAATCTTTGTCTAATCATGACTCCGTTTTCAGAGCTGTAAAATTTGTACGCTATTTAAACCCTTTTTCAGGAAGACTCTCTTGAAATGGAAAGATTTTCTACGTGTGCCTCCATTATCAATACAGACCAATAATTCACTGTAAAGGATGTGAAGATAAATGGTGGGTATTGATGGCAACAGTCTACTGAGAAAGAGTTTTGTAAAGCAggatattttattatattttatcaTATTTTCATATGATATCTATCATATTTTCAGGGGGATATTTTGTCTGGAAAGCATGGAGAAATGACACCTCCTTGGTTGGATGGGCTCTTTGGGTGAATTAAGAACAGCAACTGTCTAACTTTTGGGTTTATATTCTAGCATTACAAAGCAGTAAAGCCCTGGAAAACGGAGcaatttgaattttcttttggcTCACGCCCTGTCAACAGAAGTAATGAAGGTCTGCTTGCAGGATTGCTACGGCAAATGAAAGGGCCCAGCAGGACATTTGTATTCCCTTTGAATTTGCCAGAAGTGATCATTCtaaaagtatttgtttttcaTAGTTGATTTTGTTGGCAATAGGAATTGCCAAGGCACAGAAATATGGAGCCTGAAATGCTCTTTTATTGGAGCATAATTAAGCTTTGAGGAGAAAAATCACTACCATCCTTCTTCCTATTTTTAATGGATGTTGCCATTTGTGAGGATGAATTCGCAAGGAgccagtaataaaaaaaattgctatcAGTAAGAGtagacattaattttaaaatgattATACTCTTAGCAGAGTCTGTAAAATGCTCTGATTTTTAACCTATGCATGTCTTCCCTTACCCAAGCTTTAGTGCTTATGTAAGAAACACTGTCCTGACAGCCAGTGGTTGTGTTTTTCACCTAAACAAATTTCCACTTCAGTGTGACACTGTTTCTGACtcagtttaattttttgcttCCAAGCAGTTCCCAATCATGCAGGACCCCATTCAATAAGAAAACAAGCTCAGGACTCACATGCATGCAGACCCCTGTGCTAGGACTCTGCCAGAAGATGGACTTCACCCACCATTTGCCTCTAAGTGGTGATGGAATGACATGCAGATGGAATTATTGCAGGCTTCCTTGTGAGCACTGACAGAGCATCAGAGGCCAACAGCAGCTACCAAGACAGCCAGCTTTACTGTTAGAAGTGTGAGTAATTATTAAGAAGTGTAGCTGTACAGCTCTACAACAGGCAATACTACCGCCAAGGTAGCCAGGGACACAGTACCAATGCTGCATTCAAACCTGCCACATGAACATGGTGTGTTCAGCAAGATGATGTTGCCATAAGCATCAGCATCATACTGTAAACCTCGCCAAAAGTGGAGACAAATCTAAATATCCCATCTGGTTAGGCAGAAGCTGCTAACATCTGAGGCAGGCTCACagctgcaggaatttggggtggcAGAAGGGAGACAAGAATATTCCCACTGCCTCCCAAGAAGAGTTGGCAGGATCAGAGAAGTGGAAGAAGAGACACTTAGTTATTACAGTCACATGTAAATGCTGGCATTTAACAAtagcagcaggaaaagaaaaatcagtttaaagAACCTGAGAATTCTGAAAAAAGCCACAATACTGAAGAACTGAAAGAGGAGATATTTCTCACTAGAAAAGAACAAGGGTTTGAGAACTACTTGTACTTACTAGGATAGAACTGGCTTGGAACTATCCATAGTAGAAATTAGGAAggccagaaaaaaatccacagacacttgaacaaaattaaaaaaggatCACAGTGCCATCTCACAAGGCCACAAGAGCCATCAAATGCCTCAAGTTAAATCAAATGGTAAAGGACATCAGACTAACctatttaagaaaaatgtattattgGCTAATGGACATCTCATGAAATCCCCACCTGAGAAGGCAAAATGGGAGGTGAGTTTAGCTGCAAGATGAAGAGCTGAGGAAATGAGTGAACATGAGAAGGGATTAGCTAAGGAAGCCTTGAAGACCAAATCACAAGCTTGCCAGAAAACTGATAACACCTGAGAGACTTGCAATAACCATTGAAAAATGGTtcaatgaagagaaaaaatcaGGGTTCATAGGCACCAAATGTATTCCCACTGTAATCTGTTGAAGTCAAATGAATCACAAAACAGGTAACTGGTGCTTAGTTTTTACTGGTGGAGTGAAAAAATGGCAGTATTTTACCATGTCCTTTGctcttttaaaaacataatagGAATCTCAGACAATTAGTGCTAGAAAGGGGAATGGAGTTCTTTAACTGGAGAGAAATAATTCTGGGTGCAAAACGAATTGGAGCTTATTTTCTCTCATCTTGTACCTACTGCAGTCTATGCTACTTTCTCCCCCAACAGGCAGCACCTGATTAGGAGTTCTATGCACGTGTTATTTCCACACAAGATGTATAGTCACGGGACACCTTGGGCTCAAGAACCTGAATTACAACCATCTCTCTTGGAGCCTTTGAGCTGCAGTACCTACAGAGAGCACACGGATCTGGGACACCACAGGGCaccacagaaacaaaaagccAGGCAACAGCCAGAGCTTGGCAGAGCTCTGGAGTCAGTCTGGTAAATGGTGATAGCAAAAATGTAAACTAAAAATGCTGTTAAACGAATGTAGAGGTACATCCATCTCTAACCAGCTCCACACCCTTTAATGGTGGCATTTCTGGATTTGAATGCTAGAGTATCAAAGATCAAGCTATTGgctgtcacagaatcacaggatcacacAATATTATGAGCTGCAAGGGACTCACAAGGATGATGGGAgttcaactcctggccctgcacaggacatccccaagagtcaccaACCACCCTCCGAGTGAAGATTCTTTTTCTAATAGCCAACCTTAATcttccctgacacaacttcaggccattccctcggGTCCTGACACTGGTCACCATagagatcagtgcctgtccctcctcttctcctcacaaggaagttgtaactgcagtgaggtctctcCTCGTCACTGACTGAGCTCCTGAGGACAAAATCTGGAGTTGTCCATCAGGCTGGAAGGCAGAAGGACAAAAAGGGACTCCAAAGTACTTCTCCTTTGAGCATACACATACCTCCAACAAGAGAAAACCAAGGATAAATTGGAGAACCTCCCCCAGTAGGATATTACATGTATTTCATGGGATGAAGTGATGGTTTACACTCAACTGCTTGTAAAgaacttttaaaagcaaatttcaattcttaaataaaattatgagTGGAGAGCTAATATTGTGTAGAACAAAACCATGACGAAATGTGATACATACAACCCTGTCAGTTCAAAGCACGCAGCAAGCCAGATTTTGGTTTCCTCACCACAAGCTAAGCTGGGCAAATCTCTTAAAAGTTAAAAGGCTCTGGATGGATTTTCATTTTGAGATTGAAACATTCTGCACTGTGATCAACTTCAGTGGATTAGTTGTGATTTATATTAAAGCAGTTTAAAAAGCCAATCTGATCTTCCAAACATCTTCCACACTCAAATTCAAATGTTTCGTTGCTGTCATGTGCTGAAGGACACTGAATTCTTATCCTATGGATTCTCCTTCTTATTCCCTATAGACACCCAATAGTGTAGACTACTACATCTTATATAAACTATAGCAGCAACAACTTGGCAAGCTAATGTAGATcatgttttgcctttttaaaaactcaaagCAGATTAAGGGTTTGTATTTCACTTCCATTCATCTGAATTACAGTTCCATCATAGGAAGTGAATGCTTATCTGGATGCTCATTTGCACTGAAGGTTCATCTCTTGATGCAAGCAGGATGAAACCACTTGCAGGGCTTGATCcttgaaaacaaaagagaaaagcacAGGATGAAATCCTGTATCCTTCTCTGAGTTCAAGGGGATGTTTGGTCTTCAGTAGAATTAGGCACTAATTCATTACTCTTCTCTATCACACCATTTTTTGGTGTGTACCAATATTTATGCTGTACAGTTAACAAAAAGACAGGAATTcacatgtaaatatttttcatttttctattgaAAATCACCTCAATTTCCACCTGCACTTACCTTTGGATGAAAACTATGCAGATAGTCCCACCAGATGGGATATGCAGATAGGCcgaaaaaaccacacaaactaTTATTTTACAGGAGAGAATACTAAACTCATCAATCATCAGTATTTCATACAAGACTGGCCCCACCTCAACAGGAACCACAGGCTGTTTCAACAGAAAGACTAAAAACtggtaggaagaaaaaaatatttttatctcagTTTCACACAGTGGAATTTAATTTAGCTTTCAAGAAAGATCAACACCGCTTTCATAATTCTTTAAGCAATGTTTATAAGACCATTAATTGTGCTTTGTTAAACACCTTATTTCAGCTATTTAGATGTACCTTAATATCTTTCAGGTGCACTGGAATTCATTATCACTTTATTCAACATCATATAaaagatatatataaataatacaatTCATAGCTCAGAAAGAGGAACTGTTATGTCTTTCACAGTTCATAATCTGACAAAAGTTCTTGAAAATTTAGCTGTACTGCTACAACTTAGTAGAACAGCACCGAAATGAGGAACCTTAGTGTTATCCTAGGAAACAGAAATACtctgttttgttgtgtttgtgtAAGGGAAAGAAAGCTCAAGGGGGAAACTCATGTGCACCAGTTCTGCACAGTGAAAAGCCATGCTCACAGAAGAGTCAGTGCAGCACGGAAGTGACCTTTCAGGAGTGGATCTTGGGATAAAAGGTGCAGCTTAAAGAAGCACCTTTGAGGTATATCTAACTGGAACTACAGGTgatcaaaaataataataaggaGCAATGGTGAGTCTTCGCTTCTGTAAAATACTTCATGGTGGTTTCATTCATCAGgattccttcttttcctccacTTCTAGCAGATCATCAAGGAATTCCACAACTTCACCctagaaattattaaatttaacagaaata belongs to Taeniopygia guttata chromosome 2, bTaeGut7.mat, whole genome shotgun sequence and includes:
- the SUSD5 gene encoding sushi domain-containing protein 5, which codes for MAPGSQRFSLTFLQGVGSVFFLLQIISVQADGKVFALESKNNSQGLDLAKAEKACVDLSARLATAEELKRAVLDCSFAGCTTGWLASGSAGTIICRKTGSKQQSVKAIDVKIETDPFVNDQYDAFCVKDEDKPCGDPPSFPHTILHGHTGFEMGDELLYVCAQGYVMGNKETAFTLLCDSCGEWYGQVQACVKDETEAHIDYEDNFPDDRSIPVAEKDHGNGKEEIEEEQIQLSFSKTSEEGRTGSTKGVTQHTDISEKGSRAPTESPVSLLSQKNLFWFPSETFSEPEPEKETDDSTKAQFSEGDNHIGVKTVYDEPGAKMFYDSEDFPIGPILTTSHSKTGMDAVAITDESWLDGYPVTQEVVEDDEEGDKVDGSMGTEDDIILTTDQPNHVEVRKSGNGSPAPEEGLTQIVAATTAVDDEGAEDTAVPLTSVSGLENFNVSKGYDDAMWEHLATSLESVTQEPTTAMPFDISSLKTSMSETSVTVSPSDHAPYTEPRDTTTYPEQVATTAPAPDVITDTASQELAEQENLTQGLGEKPIPTSEPCEGEDCPKSSKGAIIAVIVILLCLLLVAAVLAVWFFKKRQQKNSVYKLNGRCQPKHHCYHHYHHQHIEMQKV